In Tautonia rosea, one DNA window encodes the following:
- a CDS encoding exosortase/archaeosortase family protein yields the protein MSQPTDSRPEGGPAPAALATHLVAVAAVLSVLVWAYFPQLASLVETWENDPNYSHGYLVIPVCGFMFWWLWPRGAEVDRLRPSVWGWVLLVGVVGARYAALQYGKFWIEGFTLVPTVAALVLAYGGWPLLKRTWPAVAFLVFMYPIPPALNSNVSLPLQRMACLSSAGLLRLLGLWVMDEGNILIVGGETLEVAAACNGLAMLMSLAATITATIILVPMANWKRVILLLSVVPIALLCNILRISGTAWAYHLLGSTQGEKIAHDVAGWLMMPLALVLVLIELAWLSWLVTEEEEAKPISPTLLTTASLARPPR from the coding sequence ATGAGCCAACCGACTGACTCCCGGCCCGAAGGCGGGCCGGCACCCGCGGCCCTTGCGACCCATCTGGTCGCGGTTGCCGCCGTGCTGTCGGTCCTGGTCTGGGCCTATTTCCCCCAGCTTGCCAGTCTGGTCGAAACCTGGGAAAACGACCCGAACTACTCGCACGGATACCTGGTCATCCCCGTCTGTGGCTTCATGTTCTGGTGGCTCTGGCCCCGAGGGGCCGAGGTCGACCGACTCCGCCCGTCCGTCTGGGGGTGGGTCTTGTTGGTCGGCGTTGTGGGAGCCCGATACGCCGCCTTGCAATACGGCAAGTTCTGGATCGAGGGCTTCACCCTCGTCCCGACAGTCGCCGCGTTGGTGCTGGCCTATGGCGGCTGGCCCCTGTTGAAGCGGACCTGGCCGGCCGTGGCCTTCTTGGTCTTCATGTACCCGATCCCCCCGGCCCTGAACAGCAACGTCTCGCTTCCGCTGCAACGGATGGCCTGTCTCAGCAGTGCCGGGTTGTTACGGTTGCTGGGCCTGTGGGTCATGGATGAGGGGAACATCCTGATCGTCGGAGGAGAGACTCTGGAGGTGGCCGCCGCCTGCAACGGCCTGGCCATGCTCATGAGCCTCGCGGCCACGATCACGGCGACGATTATCCTTGTGCCGATGGCCAACTGGAAGCGGGTGATCCTGCTGCTGAGCGTCGTGCCGATCGCGTTGCTGTGCAACATCTTACGGATCTCGGGCACGGCCTGGGCCTACCACCTGCTCGGCTCGACCCAGGGGGAGAAGATCGCCCACGACGTTGCCGGATGGCTGATGATGCCTCTGGCCCTTGTCCTGGTCCTGATCGAGCTGGCCTGGCTCTCGTGGCTGGTCACCGAGGAAGAGGAAGCCAAGCCGATCTCGCCGACCCTGCTGACGACGGCTTCCCTGGCTCGTCCGCCTCGGTAA